AAAAACGCGTAACTAAACCAAGCGAATTTAGCATCCATGCCAACAACCAGACTCAGATTAAGAGCAAATGCGCTCGATAATGCCACACTGCTTAGTAGTATTACAACGACGTTTGAGGTATTGTACCAAGCTCTTGATGGGTTCATTAGCAAGTCGGTCTTAGAGACTTTTCTTCGTTTCATGTATTTTTGCATCCCAGTCGCAACTAAAATAATCATAAATGCCGCTATGATCGTTGCATAATAAGGAATCAAGGAGTTTTGTCTTGTTTTTCCAAAATCACCTTTGTCTTGAATCGGATTAGATAGAAAATTAAATACGGTTGTATTATCCGATCCGCCATTTCTTGTATTTGAAAGCACTTTGTTGAATGTTTCTGCATATTTGCTATTGCCCTTTGTTGTTTCATGTACGTCAGAAACCGTCTTATCTAAGTTCGTTAAGATATCATTAGCATTTGTTTGGACTTTATTTGTAGATTCCTTCAAATTTTGAATAATAGGCGCAATGTCTTTTACTTGTGCCGCAGCTTCTTCTGTCGTTTTCGCTGTTTCTTTTGAACTAGTAGCTAATGTTTGGATCGTTTTTACCAAGCTTTCTGTCTCTGCATTGATTGCAGCCGTATCGTTCTTTTCAGGATGTGCATTGGTATCTGTAATCACAGATTCTGGTGCCACTCGTTCTGTTTCTTTCCATGAATTGTACGTCGCATCGATTTCTTGGTTCGCTTTTTCAAACCAATCTCCTAATAAAGCGGCTTCTTGTATCATCGTTTCTGGAACGGTCATAAGATTTAATGTGCCATATAAACTCGGCGCTTCGCCTTCATTTTTGTCTTCTTTTGTTCCAATCGTCGCTTTTAATTTATTGATTTGCTCTTCAATATCTTTATATAAGCTATCCCCATTTGCCCGATAATTTTCATATAAGGAATCTGAAATTTGTAACACTTTTTTATCATCGGTAACGTTATTGTATAGCCAATAAACAGAGTTCGGTGTCGCTAATTCGCTGAAAGGCGTATCTGGATGATTGGCAACATATTCGGAAAACCTAGTAACATCTAACTGCGTCGGATCAGCATAGATCATAGTTAGCTTTTCAGCAGTAGCAGTTAACGTTGTAAAAAGATCAAACAATTTAGGTAGATCTTCTTTTAATGGCTGATCTTTATTTATATAAGCTGCTAATTGCCCAGATGTTGCTGAACTATTTGCAGTCCAAAAATAGTTACATTGAAAATATTCATCTCTGCTATAATCGTTCGGATACGTCCATTCGATTTGAGAATTAAAAGTGTATGACAAATGTGCATCTAAGGGTGCTTTGAGGGTTTCACTGCTTTCTACTTCCTTAAGCATAATGTCGATAATTAATCGCGTTCCTGTCTCGTCAATCGAAACAACCGCTGTATAATCTGGATCAGATACATTTTTTCTGATTTGTCTTTCTAGTTCCCCTCTGATTGCTTCCATATTAAGAACTGTGACATTCCCTTGGCTTCCAGGGTTAAACGTATGTCCGAATTGTACGTATTGACGCGTTCCTGGCTCCAACTGTATATCGAGTGTATTTCTTACAGTAAATACCGTAGAAAGATCTTCTTTTGGCGTTGTTGACAAGATTTTAAATTGATCTTCATGTCCAGTTAACGTTGGGTCGTATTGTGTTACTAAATGATAGGAAGCATTTAACTTATCGATTGCCTCTTGTGTTAGTAAATCGTCACCTGAAAGTTTAGCTAACAGACGTGAAAAATCGGTACTAGTTGGCAGTGCTTGGTTTTGCAAGTGCAACAGGTCATTATTTACAGCAGTTAAGTATTCTCCATCTTCCTTGATCTCTGATTCTTTCTCGGTAGGTGATAGTAATTCTGAAATCGCTAATTTTACTTGTTCTTCTGTTGCTGTGTCTGGAGTTGCATTTCTATCATGGTAATATTTTTCTGCAATATCCTCTTTTAGCGTTGTTAATGCCGAGACCTGTTTTTCTAATTCGGCTATGTGTCCTGTCAATTCTTCTATTCTCTTACTTTGTTGTTCTTTGAATTTCTGGGCATTTGCTAAGAAATTTGCGTAAACACCTGAATCCTCAGACCCTTCTGGTCCTTTGGTAAAAATAAGCCCATTTGTTGTTTTATACTTCCATTGAATCCATCATATTGTTCTTTATAACCGGTTAAATCATTTTTCCATTGGGTTTCTAATTGTTCTTTTTGCAGCTCGAATTGTTCATTAAATTGTTTAATTGATGTTTCTAATTTTTCATTTGCTTCGTCTGCGTAATCATTCACAGATTTCTGTACTTCTTCAGTCGATCGACTATTTTCTTCTAAACTAGTATTATTACTTTCCATCAACTGCTTCACAGATTGAACAAATGCTTCTTGTTCTGATGTGAACATTTTATTGTCTTCCTCTAAAATACTTGCAGTATCGATAACACCTGAAAAATTCGTTGGTACTTCTTTAAAAGGCAAATAAATTGTTTTTTCCAAATTGTTTTTATGGTCTGCCTCTAGTCCCACAATCTGGTTAACGTTTTGTTGTGCTTCTGTTAAATTTCCTACAATACTTGAAAAGTACATCTGGACAATTCGTTGATTAAAATCTTTTAAAATATCATTCACTTTTACCTGAATGGCTTGATTGGTTATTTCATTTTGACCTTCCCGTACTTGATACTCCACTAGTGCTTTTTCCGGATTAATACTTTGCAATGAAAGTAGTCGTTCAGAAAAATCTTGTGGAATAATAATTTGCGCATCAAATTGTCCATCTGCCACACCACGACTAGCAATATCTCTCGTTGTTGTTTCCCATCGATTAGCAGTATCTTGATTAATCAACGTGACAAAGTCTGTTCCTAATGAATACTTTCTTCCTTCAAAAAGAGTTCCTTTGTCCTCATTTACCAATACATACTGCATTTTTTTTATTTTTTCATTAGAGGTTTGTTGGACACTCTCACTTTTAAACCCGATATAAGAAAGGATGGATAAGAACAACACACTGCCGACGATGATTGAAATAACAGGAAGATACTTTTTTAGTTTATGTTTCAATTTACTCTTCTCCCCTTAATTAAAAGCGTAACGAGCTCGTTTTGGCTCATAGAAAAATAGGTATATTCTTTTTTCTAAAGACTAGCTCGTACAGCTCGATAATGAAAAAAGCGTCCGCGCAATGAATTGCACTGACGCTTTTTATTTTAAAATTAAATTAATTTAAGCCGAAAGAACTTGCATCTTGTTGGTCACGTTGTGCCACTGTATCAGCATATTTGTTCAATTGACTGTTGATGCTAAGCAATAATTCTTCCATTTTCTTCACGTTTCCTTCTAATTGATTGTATTGTTCTAAATACGATTGAAACGCTTGACCTTTCCATTCTTGAGCGATTTGTTGGTTCATAGAGTTAACTTTACGAATCGCATCTTGAATTTGTTGTTGTGATTGTGTATAAACCTTTGCTTGTGATTTCAGTTGTTCGGGTGTGACGGAAATTGCTCCTGCCATGTATATCTCTCCTATCTGTAAATAAAATTGTTACTACAATATATTATATTTGTCAATTAGTAAGTTTGTCAATGTTTTTTAGAAAAAAATTGTTATTTTAGGAAGATATCATAAACCTAATAGTCTTTTTTAGAAGTTTTTAAGTCATAAAAACAAATTTATTAGTAATATATATTTTTAATTTAATTCATTTGAGATAAAAAATATATAGTAATTATTTAAAAAGGATAAATACATTTGAAACACAAAGGTTAAAGCGTTAAATGTAAGAAAAAACAATCAATATCGGCTACATTAAATATAGCTTTTGTTGATTGTTTTTTTATTTTTTATTTATTTTTTTACAATTAATTTTACACTCATTTTTTCACCGCAAACAACGATTCCGCAACACCAGGTACACCACATGGATCACCATAGTTTTTATGTGTTTGAATCACTGTATATGTTTTCCCTTGGTATGTTACTTCTTCCCCTTGATAATATTGGATCGGTTTCACATCTGTTCCTAATTTAAACTCAAGGATGTCTACAAATCGACCAAGATAGTCCACATTGGCATCAAATACACCTGTCACTCCGGTAAATTCTACTTGAGAGCTCCATTGCCACGCTGCTGTGTCTGAATGTAATAGATTGTCGCTTGAAGGATTCTTCGGCCATTCTGCTACCCAGCTATTTTCTTTCCCTAAAACTGGAAATTCCAACCAGTTGTTTGTAAACCAGCTAGCCATACTATAATGGATGACATTGCTAAACCCACGTTTATTCAATTGATTTTTGAATGCCGTTGATGTAATCGTAACGTCAGCTGGGATCATCTCCCCTTCTTCTGCATCATTCACCATGACTGTATCAGGGTTTAAACCAAGTTCTTGTGCAAAATCCGCATAATAATTGGCTTCTTCAACTGCTTTTTGCTCATCTACGAACCAAGAATAGTGATAGGTTGAAACAGTTAAACCTGCTTTTTTAGCATTTTCGATTTGGATTTTAGCAAAAGGATTTTTATAGGTTGTGTATTCTGTTAATTTTACAACTACGCCTTTAACACCTTGTGCATTCATTTTTTTGTATGATTCCACAGATATTTCGCCATTCCAAGAGGAAATATCGATAAAATCAGCTCTTGGATGAAGCTCTTGTGTAAAAGGTAAACGGGTTTGCGGACTTTTCTTAGAAGGCAAATTGTTTCCCATAACATGGTTGTTTGCTTCATTAATCGCTATGTTTTGAGCACTTGCTTGTACACCTGCAGAAAATAAAGTTGCACTCCCAATACACATAAACAAGACATTTAATAACGTTTTTTTCAAAATACTAACCACTCTTTCCTTAAATTTTTTCTTAAAGACTTTTAAATATATCTTTATGTTAATCCTTTTTTCCGAATGTTTCAGCTCAAAATAGTACAAACCTATTCCCTTTTTGAGCCAAATTAATATAATAAACGTTTTAAAAAGGCCATTTCCCCAACTCACAGGAAAATGACCTTTTCTTGCTATTTTTGATGATACTCTCGCTCGTGTTTTAATAACCATTTCTTTCGTTCGATACCGCCGCCATAACCGCCTAAACTGCCATCTGTCTGAATCACACGATGACATGGGATAATGATCGCCAACTGATTGGCTCCATTGGCGTTTCCAACAGCTCTCATGCCATTTGGATTACCAATGGCAGTGGCTAACTCTTTATAAGAAGACGTTGTCCCTCGCTTAATTTCAGTCAACGCTTGCCAAACACTTTTTTGAAAATCGGAACCTAAACAACTGTAGGGTGTTTGAAAGGTCTCTAGTTTCTTGTCAAAATACAGTGTTAATTCTTCTTTGATTTGTTC
The DNA window shown above is from Enterococcus sp. 4G2_DIV0659 and carries:
- a CDS encoding WXG100 family type VII secretion target, producing MAGAISVTPEQLKSQAKVYTQSQQQIQDAIRKVNSMNQQIAQEWKGQAFQSYLEQYNQLEGNVKKMEELLLSINSQLNKYADTVAQRDQQDASSFGLN
- a CDS encoding GH25 family lysozyme, with the translated sequence MKKTLLNVLFMCIGSATLFSAGVQASAQNIAINEANNHVMGNNLPSKKSPQTRLPFTQELHPRADFIDISSWNGEISVESYKKMNAQGVKGVVVKLTEYTTYKNPFAKIQIENAKKAGLTVSTYHYSWFVDEQKAVEEANYYADFAQELGLNPDTVMVNDAEEGEMIPADVTITSTAFKNQLNKRGFSNVIHYSMASWFTNNWLEFPVLGKENSWVAEWPKNPSSDNLLHSDTAAWQWSSQVEFTGVTGVFDANVDYLGRFVDILEFKLGTDVKPIQYYQGEEVTYQGKTYTVIQTHKNYGDPCGVPGVAESLFAVKK